One genomic segment of Anguilla anguilla isolate fAngAng1 chromosome 2, fAngAng1.pri, whole genome shotgun sequence includes these proteins:
- the LOC118220976 gene encoding regulator of G-protein signaling 5-like isoform X1, which translates to MHRKILRKRQHLFTQSLSFFSLTFQMCKGLSSLPSSCLEKAKEMRVKLGHLAEKQEWTHKHRAQEEKIFQDLESLLNSKMGQQVFRWFLRTEFSEENLEFWLACEDYRTTPGTQLAIKALSIYSQFINSEAPQEVNLDSETKEALTSMIEEPTADTFDKAQQRIYSLMAKDSFPRFLRSSYCQEALKAL; encoded by the exons ATGCACAGAAAGATCCTGAGAAAAAGACAACACCTCTTCacccagtctctttcttttttttctttaacatttcaaatgtgtaaGGGACTGTCCTCTCTGCCGTCGTCATGTTTGGAGAa GGCGAAGGAAATGAGGGTGAAGCTTGGTCACCTGGCAGAGAAACAGGAGtggacacacaagcacag GGCTCAGGAAGAGAAGATCTTTCAGGACCTTGAGTCTCTGCTCAACAGCAAGA TGGGCCAGCAGGTGTTCCGCTGGTTCCTGCGCACCGAGTTCAGCGAGGAGAACCTTGAGTTCTGGCTGGCCTGTGAGGACTACCGGACCACACCCGGGACCCAGCTGGCCATCAAAGCCCTGAGCATCTACAGCCAGTTTATCAACTCCGAGGCACCTCAggag gtgaatTTGGATTCTGAAACCAAAGAGGCCCTTACCAGCATGATTGAGGAGCCGACAGCTGACACCTTTGACAAGGCCCAGCAGCGCATATACTCACTGATGGCCAAGGACTCCTTCCCACGATTCCTGCGTTCGTCTTACTGCCAGGAGGCGCTGAAGGCTCTGTGA
- the LOC118220976 gene encoding regulator of G-protein signaling 5-like isoform X2, giving the protein MRVKLGHLAEKQEWTHKHRAQEEKIFQDLESLLNSKMGQQVFRWFLRTEFSEENLEFWLACEDYRTTPGTQLAIKALSIYSQFINSEAPQEVNLDSETKEALTSMIEEPTADTFDKAQQRIYSLMAKDSFPRFLRSSYCQEALKAL; this is encoded by the exons ATGAGGGTGAAGCTTGGTCACCTGGCAGAGAAACAGGAGtggacacacaagcacag GGCTCAGGAAGAGAAGATCTTTCAGGACCTTGAGTCTCTGCTCAACAGCAAGA TGGGCCAGCAGGTGTTCCGCTGGTTCCTGCGCACCGAGTTCAGCGAGGAGAACCTTGAGTTCTGGCTGGCCTGTGAGGACTACCGGACCACACCCGGGACCCAGCTGGCCATCAAAGCCCTGAGCATCTACAGCCAGTTTATCAACTCCGAGGCACCTCAggag gtgaatTTGGATTCTGAAACCAAAGAGGCCCTTACCAGCATGATTGAGGAGCCGACAGCTGACACCTTTGACAAGGCCCAGCAGCGCATATACTCACTGATGGCCAAGGACTCCTTCCCACGATTCCTGCGTTCGTCTTACTGCCAGGAGGCGCTGAAGGCTCTGTGA
- the c2h19orf53 gene encoding leydig cell tumor 10 kDa protein homolog: MAQGKQKFKAQRPGGVKNNKQNKQKGPKKGGRIIAPKKAQVVQQQKLKKGLEVAIRNKIEQEVTQRASSSLHKKLSILKGSEGRSSGPPRPAAASSK, translated from the exons ATGGCCCAAGGAAAGCAGAAATTTAAAGCACAGCGACCGGGAGGagtcaaaaacaacaaacagaataAGCAGAAGGGACCCAAGAAAGGAG GGAGAATCATTGCCCCCAAAAAAGCCCAAGTGGTACAACAGCAGAAGCTTAAAAAG GGCCTGGAAGTGGCAATCAGGAACAAGATCGAGCAGGAGGTGACGCAAAGAGCGAGCTCCTCCCTACACAAGAAGCTGAGCATCCTTAAAGGCAGCGAGGGACGGAGCTCGGGCCCCCCACGTCCTGCAGCCGCCTCCTCAAAATAG